One genomic window of bacterium includes the following:
- a CDS encoding glycoside hydrolase family 78 protein, with translation MLKKTNLVPKTVKLKASWIWGMNKSPNTCLYFRKIFRYPDPASQRPYRLYVGADSKYSLWINGHFLGRGPVPGTSTWKILDSYNVDNFLQEGENVICVLVHYIGEDIASYRKGAPGLIIEAHDRQKNIFLSTNEAWKIYPENPWGKNVQFHWGLGYSEFFDSAKAPHDWLENKEDDSSWQSAVIQSNVTPKLYCRIIAPISEKRISPKRIVFAGYSIEDSGPESQTSRGSLSKFLNEEKLIPDKKVKFQFQKLLKGEVADFAQIHKGRNGVFATLDFGKEVVGYPDLDFESSSGMIVDMAWAEILKPTEKDCDYERKFFQANKYISVEGRNYWQCINYRGFRYLHLVFRRISPYTRIRKISCNFRSLPAPQKGFFECSDPILNKIWNMAQYTVQLCRQETFIDCPHREQTQATGDSRLVAQFAYLLFGDDSLWRQFLWQIGCSQDNEGLIETYYPGYHPTKLLDFCLQWIGTLWEHYQITGIDTLLRKYYLKICRTMKWFEKRLGSSGTLEKIESGDFPPKRSPKHQMFIDHPGISWFSFPHHGIARYGNLACMDMFFLEAVEAMILISRLLRRKKEEKHFLSLSMTLRKGIYKRYWVDKKAVFCDGFYNGKQVKNISQQTNALALYLGLVRKDKIKNVIDTILNEKDPTLCRCTPYFWYFLFRGLSRNGCYESGFPFIKRLWEPMLRNSSSGTCWEIFSEDYSLCHAWSATPVFELMTEILGVKPAAPGFKFVKINPKPCGLKWARGIVPTPKGPIRISWENKNQKLNISYELPKGIKVYRGKQFK, from the coding sequence ATGTTAAAAAAGACTAATTTAGTTCCCAAGACTGTTAAATTAAAAGCGTCATGGATATGGGGAATGAATAAATCTCCAAATACATGTCTTTATTTTCGTAAAATTTTCCGTTATCCAGATCCAGCCAGTCAAAGACCATATCGATTATATGTAGGGGCGGATTCTAAATATAGTCTTTGGATTAATGGCCATTTTTTAGGAAGAGGACCTGTCCCTGGAACGTCTACTTGGAAAATATTGGATTCTTATAATGTTGACAATTTTTTACAAGAAGGGGAAAATGTAATATGTGTATTAGTTCACTATATCGGAGAAGACATCGCTTCGTATCGCAAGGGAGCCCCTGGCCTTATAATTGAAGCACATGATAGGCAAAAGAATATTTTTTTATCTACAAATGAGGCATGGAAGATATACCCTGAAAACCCGTGGGGGAAAAATGTGCAATTTCATTGGGGGCTTGGCTATTCAGAATTTTTTGATTCAGCGAAAGCACCGCACGATTGGTTGGAAAATAAGGAAGATGATTCATCTTGGCAATCAGCTGTTATTCAAAGTAATGTTACTCCCAAACTTTATTGTAGGATAATTGCTCCCATATCTGAAAAGAGAATTTCCCCAAAAAGAATAGTCTTTGCAGGTTATTCAATAGAAGATAGCGGGCCAGAATCCCAAACCTCTCGAGGTTCTTTATCTAAATTTCTGAATGAAGAAAAATTAATCCCGGATAAAAAAGTCAAATTTCAATTTCAAAAACTGTTAAAAGGCGAGGTTGCGGACTTTGCGCAAATACATAAAGGAAGAAATGGTGTATTCGCGACTTTAGATTTTGGGAAAGAAGTTGTTGGATATCCAGATTTAGACTTTGAGAGCAGTTCAGGCATGATTGTAGATATGGCGTGGGCAGAGATTTTAAAACCAACGGAGAAAGATTGTGATTATGAACGGAAATTTTTTCAAGCAAACAAATATATAAGTGTAGAAGGGAGAAACTATTGGCAGTGTATTAATTATAGGGGATTCCGATATCTTCATTTAGTTTTTCGAAGGATTTCACCATATACGCGGATACGGAAAATTTCTTGCAATTTCAGATCATTGCCTGCTCCTCAAAAAGGTTTCTTTGAATGTTCAGACCCAATTCTTAACAAAATATGGAATATGGCTCAATATACAGTTCAGCTTTGCCGTCAAGAAACATTTATTGACTGTCCACACCGGGAACAGACCCAGGCTACTGGAGATTCTCGTTTGGTGGCACAGTTTGCTTATCTTCTTTTTGGTGATGATTCCCTTTGGCGGCAGTTCCTATGGCAAATAGGATGCTCACAAGATAATGAAGGACTTATTGAAACTTATTATCCAGGATATCACCCAACAAAATTACTTGATTTTTGTCTTCAATGGATAGGAACACTTTGGGAACATTATCAAATTACAGGGATAGATACTCTCTTGCGTAAGTATTATCTTAAAATATGCCGCACCATGAAATGGTTTGAAAAAAGATTGGGTTCATCAGGAACTCTTGAAAAAATTGAAAGTGGCGATTTCCCTCCCAAACGCTCACCTAAACATCAGATGTTTATTGATCATCCTGGAATATCATGGTTTTCTTTTCCTCATCATGGAATTGCGCGTTATGGAAATTTAGCTTGTATGGATATGTTTTTTCTGGAAGCTGTTGAGGCTATGATTTTAATATCACGATTACTTAGGAGAAAAAAAGAGGAGAAACATTTTTTATCTCTTTCCATGACTCTTCGTAAAGGAATTTATAAACGTTATTGGGTTGATAAAAAAGCTGTTTTTTGTGATGGCTTTTACAACGGCAAGCAAGTCAAAAACATCAGTCAACAAACCAATGCTTTGGCATTATATCTCGGATTGGTCAGAAAAGATAAAATAAAAAATGTAATTGATACCATACTTAATGAAAAAGATCCCACTTTATGTCGTTGCACGCCATATTTTTGGTATTTTTTGTTCAGAGGACTGTCAAGAAACGGTTGTTATGAATCCGGCTTCCCTTTTATAAAACGACTTTGGGAACCAATGTTAAGAAATTCTTCAAGTGGCACTTGCTGGGAAATTTTTAGTGAAGACTATAGTTTGTGCCATGCATGGTCAGCTACACCTGTTTTTGAGTTAATGACAGAGATTTTAGGAGTAAAACCAGCTGCACCAGGTTTTAAATTTGTTAAGATAAATCCGAAACCCTGTGGATTGAAATGGGCTAGAGGAATAGTCCCTACTCCTAAAGGTCCTATTAGAATTTCTTGGGAAAATAAAAATCAAAAACTAAATATTTCATATGAACTTCCCAAAGGGATCAAGGTTTATCGTGGAAAACAATTCAAATGA